The following coding sequences are from one Methanobacterium petrolearium window:
- a CDS encoding MBL fold metallo-hydrolase produces the protein MKIVPLAFESMGVRSMATFIETDQKILMDPGTSIAPKRFGFPPWKDEFDALHETRTRIQDYAANADIVTISHYHHDHFTPFSLGLYLASAPKYAEEIYQDKKLFIKHPTSHINKSQQKRARDFLKNLKIMKSRDITYADGNTFEIGDTRIKFSKPLPHGPEGSRLGYVITTTIEWNDEKVMHASDVQGPIYEGSKELIIDENPDTLILSGPPIYLEGFALEKEDIEKARENLVEIASKISRVVVDHHLLRDLGCFNFLKTIREESGGKILVASELLGEEPYLLEARRKEFYY, from the coding sequence ATGAAAATCGTACCTCTGGCCTTTGAAAGTATGGGTGTCCGTTCCATGGCCACCTTCATTGAAACTGACCAGAAAATACTCATGGACCCTGGAACATCTATTGCCCCTAAAAGGTTCGGATTCCCTCCCTGGAAGGATGAATTTGATGCTTTGCATGAAACCCGGACTAGAATTCAGGATTATGCTGCCAATGCAGATATTGTTACCATCAGCCATTATCACCATGATCATTTCACGCCTTTCAGCCTGGGACTATACCTGGCTTCAGCTCCTAAATATGCAGAAGAAATATACCAGGATAAAAAGTTGTTCATAAAGCATCCCACTTCCCATATAAATAAAAGTCAACAAAAAAGGGCCCGTGACTTTTTAAAGAATCTGAAAATCATGAAAAGCCGTGACATCACCTACGCCGATGGAAATACTTTTGAAATTGGAGATACGAGGATTAAATTTTCAAAACCATTGCCCCACGGTCCGGAGGGAAGTCGGTTGGGTTATGTGATAACCACCACTATAGAATGGAATGATGAAAAGGTTATGCATGCTTCAGATGTTCAAGGACCAATCTATGAGGGGTCAAAAGAACTTATAATTGATGAAAACCCCGATACTCTAATTTTAAGTGGTCCTCCTATTTATCTTGAGGGTTTTGCCCTGGAAAAAGAGGATATTGAAAAAGCCCGGGAAAATCTTGTTGAAATAGCAAGTAAAATATCAAGAGTGGTTGTGGATCATCATTTGTTAAGAGACCTTGGCTGTTTTAACTTTTTAAAAACTATAAGAGAAGAATCTGGCGGAAAAATATTAGTAGCATCAGAACTTTTAGGTGAAGAACCCTATTTGTTGGAAGCAAGAAGAAAAGAGTTTTATTATTAG